The following proteins are co-located in the Streptococcus anginosus genome:
- the ychF gene encoding redox-regulated ATPase YchF produces MSLTAGIVGLPNVGKSTLFNAITKAGAEAANYPFATIDPNVGRVEVPDARLDKLTELIKPQKKVPTTFEFTDIAGIVKGASKGEGLGNKFLANIREVDAIVHVVRAFDDENVMREQGRESNFVDPMADIETINLELILADLESINKRYARVEKVARTQKDKDSVAEFHVLQKIKPVLENGLSARTIEFDEEEQKIVKKLFLLTTKPVLYVANVGEDEVADPDNIEYVQQIREFAATENAEVVVISARAEEEISELDDEDKVEFLEAMGLNESGVDKLTRAAYHLLGLGTYFTAGEKEVRAWTFRRGMKAPQAAGIIHSDFEKGFIRAVTMSYDDLVKYGSEKAVKEAGRLREEGKEYIVQDGDIMEFRFNV; encoded by the coding sequence ATGTCTTTAACAGCAGGAATTGTAGGATTACCTAATGTTGGAAAATCCACTTTATTTAATGCAATTACAAAAGCAGGAGCAGAGGCAGCTAACTATCCCTTTGCAACAATTGACCCTAATGTTGGACGGGTAGAAGTTCCAGATGCTCGTTTGGATAAATTAACAGAACTTATCAAACCACAGAAAAAAGTGCCAACAACTTTTGAGTTTACAGATATTGCAGGAATTGTAAAAGGTGCTTCAAAAGGAGAAGGTCTTGGAAATAAATTTTTAGCTAATATTCGTGAAGTAGATGCCATCGTTCATGTGGTTCGGGCTTTTGATGATGAAAATGTTATGCGGGAACAAGGACGTGAGTCAAATTTTGTTGACCCAATGGCTGATATTGAAACGATTAATCTTGAGCTGATTTTAGCAGATTTAGAAAGTATCAACAAACGCTATGCACGTGTGGAAAAAGTTGCTCGAACCCAAAAAGATAAAGATTCAGTAGCTGAATTTCATGTTTTGCAAAAAATTAAACCAGTTTTAGAAAATGGTTTATCAGCGCGTACCATTGAATTTGATGAAGAAGAACAAAAAATTGTCAAAAAATTATTTTTATTGACTACAAAACCAGTGCTTTATGTTGCGAATGTTGGTGAAGACGAGGTAGCAGATCCGGATAATATTGAGTATGTTCAACAAATTCGCGAGTTTGCAGCAACTGAAAATGCAGAGGTAGTTGTTATATCTGCGCGTGCTGAAGAAGAAATTTCTGAGCTAGATGATGAAGATAAAGTTGAATTTCTTGAAGCAATGGGCTTGAATGAATCTGGGGTTGACAAATTAACCAGAGCAGCTTATCATTTATTAGGACTTGGAACTTATTTTACAGCAGGAGAAAAGGAAGTTCGAGCTTGGACATTTAGACGTGGCATGAAAGCACCACAAGCAGCTGGAATTATTCACTCAGACTTTGAAAAAGGCTTCATCCGTGCTGTAACCATGTCTTATGATGATTTAGTGAAATATGGCAGTGAAAAAGCAGTCAAAGAAGCAGGACGACTGCGTGAAGAAGGAAAAGAATATATCGTTCAAGATGGCGATATTATGGAATTTAGATTTAATGTGTAA
- a CDS encoding YehR family lipoprotein: MKKGYFKQLLISFLAIISLIILGACGAQEKTMSFQRIDQSLQYDLRLTYYYKGDTVTKQTTNSFLSYKTLGATKKEDVKDRIDKASQMYQNIKGIKEKVTYEEKGVKETVEINFNKVDFDKLATLPGMYTDKNTRKTKKVSMKASKELLTSKGFKEITDGKFEKLK; encoded by the coding sequence ATGAAAAAAGGATACTTTAAACAATTATTGATTAGCTTCCTAGCAATTATTTCACTAATCATTCTTGGAGCATGTGGAGCTCAGGAAAAAACAATGTCATTTCAAAGAATTGATCAAAGTTTACAATATGACTTACGATTAACTTATTATTATAAAGGAGATACTGTCACAAAACAAACTACTAATTCATTTTTGTCTTATAAAACCTTAGGAGCTACTAAAAAAGAAGATGTTAAAGACAGAATTGATAAAGCTTCTCAAATGTATCAAAATATTAAGGGAATTAAAGAAAAAGTCACTTATGAAGAAAAGGGAGTTAAGGAAACTGTAGAAATTAACTTTAATAAAGTAGACTTTGATAAATTAGCAACCTTGCCTGGAATGTATACAGATAAGAATACGAGAAAAACTAAAAAAGTTAGTATGAAAGCTAGTAAAGAACTCTTAACAAGTAAAGGTTTTAAAGAAATTACGGACGGTAAATTTGAAAAATTAAAATAA
- a CDS encoding DUF951 domain-containing protein — protein MYDVGNFVEMKKPHACTIKSTGKKANRWEIIRVGADIKICCTNCHHIVMMSRYDFERKLKKVLGN, from the coding sequence ATGTATGATGTAGGAAATTTTGTTGAAATGAAAAAACCACATGCCTGTACAATCAAATCTACAGGCAAAAAAGCAAATCGTTGGGAAATTATTCGAGTGGGTGCGGATATTAAAATTTGCTGTACAAATTGTCATCATATTGTGATGATGAGCCGATATGATTTTGAACGAAAACTAAAAAAAGTGCTAGGAAATTGA
- the dnaN gene encoding DNA polymerase III subunit beta, translating into MINFSINKNLFLQALNTTKRAISLKNAIPILSTVKIDVTNEGITLIGSNGQISIENFISIKNENAGLLVTSSGSILLEATFFINVVSSLPDVTLDFKEIEQKQIVLTSGKSEITLKGKDADQYPRIQEISASNPLMLETSVLKNIINETAFAASTQESRPILTGVHFVLTENKNLKTVATDSHRMSQKKIVLEKNGDNFDVVIPSRSLREFSAVFTDDIETVEIYFTNNQLLFRSENISFYTRLLEGNYPDTDRLIPTEFTSIVTFDKNNLRYAMERARLLSNATQNGTVKLEIINGVVSAHVNSPEVGRVNEEIDTESISGQDLTISFNPTYLIDSLKAINSEKVTISFISAVRPFTLIPSDDTENFIQLITPVRTN; encoded by the coding sequence ATGATTAACTTTTCAATCAATAAAAATTTATTTTTACAAGCTTTAAATACAACCAAACGCGCTATTAGTCTTAAAAATGCTATTCCCATTCTTTCTACAGTAAAAATTGATGTTACAAATGAAGGAATTACATTAATTGGTTCAAATGGACAAATCTCTATTGAAAATTTTATTTCAATTAAAAACGAAAATGCAGGGCTTTTAGTGACATCTTCAGGCTCTATTTTGCTTGAAGCAACTTTTTTCATCAATGTTGTATCAAGTCTTCCTGATGTTACACTTGATTTTAAAGAAATTGAGCAAAAGCAAATTGTTTTAACTAGTGGTAAATCAGAAATTACCTTAAAAGGAAAAGATGCAGATCAATACCCTCGTATTCAAGAAATCTCAGCAAGTAATCCTTTGATGCTTGAAACAAGTGTTCTTAAAAATATTATTAACGAGACAGCTTTTGCAGCTAGTACACAAGAAAGTCGTCCGATTTTAACGGGGGTTCATTTTGTTTTAACAGAAAATAAAAATTTAAAGACGGTTGCAACAGACTCTCATCGGATGAGCCAAAAGAAGATTGTCTTAGAAAAAAATGGGGATAATTTTGATGTTGTTATTCCTAGTCGTTCTCTACGCGAATTTTCAGCTGTTTTTACGGATGATATTGAAACAGTAGAGATTTACTTCACAAATAATCAATTGCTTTTTAGAAGTGAAAATATTAGCTTCTACACTCGGCTGTTAGAGGGAAATTATCCTGATACCGACCGTTTAATTCCAACAGAATTTACTAGTATCGTAACATTTGATAAAAATAATCTTCGTTATGCGATGGAACGTGCACGTCTTCTTTCAAATGCGACTCAAAATGGAACAGTTAAATTAGAAATTATAAATGGTGTAGTTAGTGCACATGTGAACTCTCCTGAAGTTGGACGTGTGAATGAAGAAATTGATACTGAAAGTATTTCAGGTCAAGATTTAACCATCAGTTTTAATCCAACTTATTTAATTGATTCATTGAAAGCTATTAATAGTGAAAAAGTTACAATCAGCTTTATTTCAGCTGTTCGTCCATTTACTTTGATACCAAGCGATGACACAGAAAACTTTATTCAATTGATTACGCCAGTGAGAACAAACTAA
- the dnaA gene encoding chromosomal replication initiator protein DnaA, translating to MSQEANFWARVLELAQKQIKKNTYDYFVSGARLMKVENFQATVLLDSPVKQLFWDQNLADVIITAGFEIYNDQITVHYIFQEENDEVTQSTNTNHSVVKPSLPPVETGLKAKYTFDNFVQGDGNVWALSAALAVSENLATTYNPLFIYGGPGLGKTHLLNAIGNQILENIPDARVKYIPAETFINDFLEHLRLGEMESFKRTYRSLDLLLIDDIQSLGGKKVSTQEEFFNTFNALHGDNKQIVLTSDRSPDHLDNLEERLVTRFKWGLTQNITPPDFETRIAILRNKIEDLDYIFPNDTLEYLAGQFDSNVRDLEGALNDISLMARVKNLKEITIDAAAEAIRARKQDASQILVIPIDKIQTEVGNFYGVSVKEMKGSRRVQNIVLARQVAMYLARELTDNSLPKIGREFGGKDHTTVIHAHGKIKTMLETDDNLRLEIENIKNKIR from the coding sequence ATGTCACAAGAAGCTAATTTTTGGGCGCGTGTTTTAGAATTGGCTCAAAAACAAATCAAAAAAAATACATATGATTATTTTGTTTCAGGAGCTCGGTTAATGAAAGTTGAAAATTTTCAAGCTACTGTACTTCTTGACAGTCCTGTCAAACAATTATTTTGGGATCAAAATTTAGCAGATGTCATCATTACTGCAGGTTTTGAAATTTATAATGACCAAATTACCGTACACTATATCTTTCAAGAGGAAAATGATGAAGTTACTCAATCAACAAATACAAATCATTCAGTAGTTAAACCAAGTCTTCCTCCTGTTGAAACTGGGTTAAAAGCAAAATATACATTTGATAATTTTGTTCAAGGTGATGGAAATGTTTGGGCTCTATCGGCGGCACTCGCTGTTTCTGAAAATTTAGCAACAACTTATAATCCATTGTTTATCTATGGTGGACCAGGATTAGGAAAAACCCATTTACTAAATGCAATTGGAAATCAAATTTTAGAAAATATTCCTGATGCTAGAGTGAAATACATTCCTGCTGAGACTTTTATCAACGACTTTTTAGAACATCTTCGATTAGGTGAAATGGAAAGTTTTAAGAGAACTTATCGTAGCCTTGATCTCTTATTGATTGATGACATTCAATCTTTAGGAGGAAAAAAAGTTTCTACTCAAGAAGAATTTTTCAATACCTTTAATGCTTTGCACGGAGATAATAAACAAATTGTTTTAACAAGCGACCGAAGTCCTGATCATCTGGATAATCTTGAAGAACGTTTAGTCACGCGCTTCAAATGGGGATTAACTCAAAACATTACTCCACCTGATTTTGAAACAAGAATCGCTATTTTACGCAATAAGATAGAAGATTTAGATTACATTTTTCCAAATGATACCTTAGAATATCTAGCAGGTCAATTTGATTCAAATGTGCGAGATTTAGAAGGTGCTCTAAATGATATTTCTCTTATGGCTAGAGTAAAAAATCTGAAAGAAATTACAATTGACGCTGCTGCTGAAGCTATTCGAGCTCGAAAACAAGATGCAAGTCAAATTTTAGTTATTCCAATTGATAAAATCCAAACAGAAGTTGGAAATTTCTATGGAGTTAGCGTTAAAGAAATGAAAGGAAGTCGTCGGGTTCAAAATATTGTCCTTGCTAGACAAGTAGCTATGTATTTGGCCCGTGAATTAACCGATAATAGTCTTCCAAAAATTGGAAGAGAATTTGGCGGTAAAGATCATACAACGGTCATACATGCTCATGGGAAAATTAAAACAATGCTCGAAACGGATGATAATCTTCGATTAGAAATAGAAAACATAAAAAATAAAATCAGATAA
- a CDS encoding ParB/RepB/Spo0J family partition protein, with protein sequence MEKYQYITLNDIQTNPYQPRKEFSEEKIAELASSIKEHGIIQPIIVRKSPIIGYELLAGERRFRAAKLAGLTNIPAIIKEVTDDEMMKQAIIENLQREDLNPIEEAQSYQYLIDKGLTHKEIALTMGKSRPYITNSVRLLNLPLNIIEAIKEGNISQGHARLLINLSEKEQNQWFDKILSQSLSVRQLEKQLHSQQTKTVTKNKHHLFLKEEEKRLKKIFGTEISLQFSEQSQSGKICIHFSNLEEYQRIIDSFK encoded by the coding sequence ATGGAAAAATATCAATATATCACACTTAATGACATCCAAACAAATCCTTATCAACCAAGAAAAGAATTTTCAGAAGAAAAAATTGCTGAACTTGCTAGTTCTATAAAAGAACATGGGATTATTCAGCCCATCATTGTACGAAAATCTCCGATAATTGGTTATGAATTGTTAGCTGGTGAAAGGCGTTTTAGAGCTGCTAAATTAGCAGGCTTAACAAATATACCAGCTATTATAAAAGAAGTAACAGATGATGAAATGATGAAGCAAGCCATCATTGAAAATTTACAACGAGAAGATTTAAATCCTATAGAAGAAGCACAATCTTATCAATATTTGATTGACAAAGGGTTGACACATAAAGAAATCGCTCTAACTATGGGAAAATCACGTCCTTATATTACAAATTCCGTTCGGTTATTAAATTTACCTCTCAATATTATCGAAGCGATAAAAGAAGGAAATATTTCTCAGGGACACGCTCGTCTGCTCATTAATCTCTCAGAAAAAGAGCAAAATCAGTGGTTTGATAAAATCTTATCTCAAAGCCTTTCAGTTCGACAGCTAGAAAAACAATTGCATTCCCAACAGACAAAAACTGTAACAAAAAATAAACATCATCTCTTCCTCAAAGAGGAAGAAAAAAGATTAAAAAAGATATTTGGTACAGAGATTTCTCTTCAATTTTCTGAACAATCTCAATCAGGGAAAATTTGTATTCATTTTTCAAACCTAGAAGAATATCAAAGAATTATTGACAGCTTTAAATAA
- a CDS encoding S1C family serine protease, whose translation MKNSSNFTKKLLLLFMVLAIGFIGGLLGNLTSSKLSTNSSTTTKVNQVTTAYKNTNSTTQAVSKVKDAVVSVITYANNNSQNSVFGNDDSNNNNDNSQQVASEGSGVIYKKDGKYAYLVTNTHVISGAKKVDIRLADGNKVPGEIVGSDTYSDISVVRISADKVKSVAEFGDSSKLTVGETAIAIGSPLGSNYANTVTQGIISSLNRNVSLKSEDGQTISTQAIQTDTAINPGNSGGPLVNIQGQVIGITSSKIASNGGTSVEGLGFAIPSNDVINIINQLEANGTVTRPALGIQMIDITNLSSSDLSRLKLPSKITSGVVVRSAQSGMPAEGKLQKYDVITKVDDKEISSTSDLQSALYKHSIGDNIKITFYRDGKETTTTIKLTKSTKDLDSNN comes from the coding sequence ATGAAAAACTCTTCAAATTTCACAAAAAAATTGTTATTGCTTTTCATGGTCTTAGCTATAGGTTTTATCGGTGGTTTACTTGGAAACTTAACTTCATCTAAATTATCAACAAATAGCTCTACAACGACTAAAGTTAATCAAGTTACTACTGCTTATAAAAATACAAATTCCACAACACAAGCTGTGAGTAAAGTGAAAGATGCTGTGGTATCCGTTATTACCTATGCTAATAATAATTCACAAAACAGCGTGTTTGGAAATGATGATTCAAATAATAACAATGATAATTCTCAACAAGTAGCTAGCGAAGGATCTGGGGTTATTTATAAAAAAGATGGAAAATACGCTTACTTAGTAACCAATACTCACGTTATCAGTGGTGCTAAAAAAGTTGACATTCGTTTAGCAGATGGTAATAAAGTTCCTGGAGAAATTGTAGGGTCAGATACTTATTCTGATATCTCCGTTGTTCGAATTAGTGCTGATAAAGTAAAATCAGTTGCTGAATTTGGAGATTCTAGTAAATTGACGGTTGGTGAGACAGCTATTGCGATTGGAAGTCCGCTCGGATCAAATTACGCTAACACTGTGACGCAAGGAATTATTTCTAGTTTAAATCGTAATGTTTCTTTAAAATCTGAAGACGGACAAACGATTTCAACACAAGCTATTCAAACAGACACAGCTATTAACCCAGGGAACTCTGGTGGACCACTTGTGAATATCCAAGGACAAGTAATTGGTATTACTTCAAGTAAAATAGCTAGCAACGGCGGAACTTCGGTTGAAGGATTAGGATTTGCTATTCCATCTAATGATGTTATAAACATTATTAACCAGTTAGAAGCAAATGGAACTGTTACACGACCAGCTCTAGGAATCCAAATGATTGACATCACTAATCTGTCTAGTTCAGATCTATCACGCTTAAAACTTCCATCAAAAATAACTAGTGGAGTTGTCGTACGTTCAGCTCAATCTGGAATGCCAGCTGAAGGAAAACTTCAAAAATATGATGTGATTACAAAAGTAGATGATAAAGAAATTTCTTCAACAAGTGATTTACAATCCGCTTTATACAAACATTCAATTGGTGACAACATAAAAATCACTTTCTATCGTGATGGAAAAGAAACTACTACTACCATTAAGCTTACAAAATCTACAAAAGATTTAGATTCAAATAATTGA
- the rlmH gene encoding 23S rRNA (pseudouridine(1915)-N(3))-methyltransferase RlmH: MKIKLVTVGKLKEKYLKDGIAEYIKRLGRFTKFEMIELPDEKTPDKASHLENQQILDKEGTRILSKINDKEFVIVLAIEGQQFPSEEFSKRLSNVTVRGFSDITFVIGGSLGLSTAVKKRANLMMSFGKLTLPHQLMRLVLVEQIYRAFMIQQGSPYHK; the protein is encoded by the coding sequence ATGAAAATAAAACTTGTAACTGTTGGAAAATTAAAAGAAAAATACCTTAAAGATGGAATAGCAGAATATATAAAACGTTTAGGACGCTTTACTAAATTTGAGATGATTGAACTTCCAGATGAAAAAACACCTGATAAGGCAAGTCACTTAGAAAATCAACAAATTCTTGACAAAGAAGGGACTCGTATTTTATCGAAAATTAATGATAAAGAATTTGTGATTGTTTTAGCTATTGAAGGGCAACAATTTCCGTCAGAAGAATTCAGTAAGAGATTAAGCAATGTGACTGTTCGTGGATTTTCGGATATTACTTTTGTGATTGGTGGGAGTCTTGGTCTGTCTACTGCTGTCAAAAAAAGAGCTAATTTGATGATGAGTTTTGGAAAATTGACACTTCCTCATCAGTTAATGCGATTAGTTTTAGTAGAACAAATTTATCGAGCATTTATGATTCAACAAGGAAGTCCCTATCATAAGTAA
- a CDS encoding bacteriocin: MKKLFAKKEVVKKEVVEFKELNDEQLDKIIGGDSRIRMGFDFSKLFGK, encoded by the coding sequence ATGAAAAAGTTGTTTGCTAAAAAAGAGGTAGTAAAAAAGGAAGTTGTAGAATTTAAAGAACTGAATGATGAGCAGTTAGATAAAATCATTGGTGGGGATAGTCGAATCAGAATGGGATTTGATTTTTCAAAACTTTTTGGTAAATAA
- a CDS encoding GHKL domain-containing protein produces the protein MKIEFIHWIIFSIIEAVSVVYCYKKISRVNKVNIHFTLLCLGIVFSTDFTTLIHYSIRYMMFFIQPLFFYLYFFKVKKVKKHLSVFLALFLSLAVSSSETFFSVIISSVTGDKFVDRYWGLFYIFINIISLVFILKAIDYFKFNFKYFKKIDFKENIVQLNFYLLFIHLLLNVSHWLSNMKNLNSFSSMIATICFLMFMSILFYLQSIREKYEKEEQIKQKEREQLQLQKYTDEIVSLYNEIRGFRHDYGGMLASFQSAIHTGDIKEVERIYQEVLVNANLQLRSDKYTYFDLNNVGDSALRSVMTQTLFKTRDYNIELTFEVKDFVNPLPIKLLDLVRMTSVLLNNAIEGAAESYQKTMNVSLVDLDTETILVIQNSRKKRPLDLEEIYQTDFSTKGEGRGLGLSNIKEIINNYEGIILDTKIEDEYFTQVMRVRKEGL, from the coding sequence GTGAAAATAGAATTTATACATTGGATTATTTTCTCAATTATAGAAGCTGTTTCTGTTGTATATTGCTATAAGAAAATAAGTAGAGTGAATAAAGTGAATATTCACTTTACTTTGTTGTGTTTAGGAATTGTATTTTCAACTGATTTCACTACTTTAATACATTATTCCATTAGATATATGATGTTTTTTATTCAACCATTATTTTTTTATTTATATTTTTTTAAAGTAAAAAAAGTTAAAAAACACCTTTCTGTATTTTTAGCATTATTTTTATCTTTAGCTGTGTCAAGTTCTGAAACCTTCTTTTCAGTCATTATTTCTTCTGTTACAGGTGATAAGTTTGTTGATAGATATTGGGGATTGTTCTATATTTTTATTAATATTATTTCTTTAGTTTTCATTTTAAAAGCAATTGATTATTTTAAGTTTAATTTTAAATATTTTAAAAAGATAGATTTTAAAGAAAATATTGTACAATTAAATTTTTATCTATTATTTATTCATCTTTTATTAAATGTATCGCATTGGCTTAGTAACATGAAAAATTTAAATAGTTTTTCTAGTATGATTGCTACAATTTGCTTTTTAATGTTTATGTCAATTTTGTTCTACTTACAATCTATTCGCGAAAAGTATGAAAAAGAAGAACAAATTAAACAAAAAGAACGAGAACAATTACAATTACAAAAATATACAGATGAAATTGTGAGTCTGTATAATGAAATTCGAGGCTTTCGCCATGATTATGGAGGAATGTTGGCAAGCTTCCAATCGGCCATTCATACAGGTGATATAAAAGAAGTAGAGCGAATTTATCAGGAAGTACTAGTAAATGCTAATTTACAACTTCGTTCAGATAAATATACGTATTTTGATTTAAATAATGTTGGAGATTCAGCACTTAGAAGTGTTATGACACAAACCTTATTTAAGACGCGTGACTATAATATAGAATTAACATTTGAAGTAAAAGATTTTGTCAACCCCTTGCCGATTAAATTGTTAGATTTGGTTAGAATGACAAGTGTCCTTTTAAATAATGCAATAGAGGGAGCGGCAGAAAGTTATCAAAAAACGATGAATGTTTCTTTAGTAGATCTGGATACAGAAACAATCTTAGTTATTCAAAATTCACGTAAGAAACGACCGCTAGATTTAGAAGAGATTTACCAAACTGATTTTTCAACAAAGGGTGAAGGACGCGGTTTAGGCTTAAGCAATATCAAAGAAATTATTAACAACTATGAAGGAATTATCCTCGATACTAAAATTGAGGATGAATATTTTACACAAGTAATGAGAGTGCGGAAAGAAGGGTTATAA
- the comE gene encoding competence system response regulator transcription factor ComE — MKVLVLEDEISHQVRMETTLAEIAKEMGITIKVKVTGKVREFKEYIENDEVNQLYFLDIDIKGEETKGLEIAKFIRHHNPYAIIVFVTTKSEFATMTFKYKVSALDFVDKNLSDVAFKKRIKDSIEYTKATLIENKDMVDYFEYSFRGGEVRMPFNDILYIETTGSSHKLRIVGKNFFKEFYGTIADIQEKDKETRRFFSPHKSYLVNIGNIKGYDKKMREIIFYEDHRCPITRMKIGKLKAILEELKG; from the coding sequence ATGAAAGTATTAGTATTAGAAGATGAAATTTCACATCAAGTAAGAATGGAAACAACTTTGGCAGAAATTGCGAAAGAAATGGGAATTACAATAAAGGTTAAAGTAACTGGTAAAGTAAGAGAATTTAAAGAATATATTGAAAATGATGAGGTGAATCAATTATATTTTTTAGATATTGATATCAAAGGAGAGGAAACAAAAGGTTTAGAAATAGCAAAATTTATACGTCATCACAATCCGTATGCCATTATTGTTTTTGTTACAACAAAATCAGAATTTGCTACGATGACCTTCAAATATAAGGTATCTGCACTGGATTTTGTTGATAAAAATTTGAGTGATGTTGCTTTTAAAAAACGTATAAAAGACAGCATTGAGTATACAAAAGCAACATTGATTGAAAATAAAGATATGGTGGATTATTTTGAATATAGCTTTCGTGGCGGAGAGGTTAGAATGCCTTTTAATGACATTTTATATATTGAAACGACAGGCTCTTCTCATAAATTAAGAATTGTCGGTAAAAACTTTTTTAAAGAATTCTATGGCACTATTGCAGATATTCAAGAAAAAGATAAAGAAACAAGACGTTTCTTTTCACCTCATAAATCCTACCTAGTCAATATTGGAAACATCAAAGGTTATGACAAAAAAATGCGAGAAATAATTTTTTATGAAGATCATCGTTGTCCGATTACTCGAATGAAAATTGGAAAATTAAAAGCTATTTTAGAGGAATTAAAAGGATAA